A window from Bombus pascuorum chromosome 12, iyBomPasc1.1, whole genome shotgun sequence encodes these proteins:
- the LOC132912434 gene encoding mitochondrial glutamate carrier 1-like isoform X1: MEKDSVKKVPDQFKLLPKIINGGIAGIIGVSVVFPLDLVKTRLQNQVIGPSGERMYKSMFDCFKKTYNAEGYFGMYKGSGVNILLITPEKAIKLTANDTFRYYLSTGPGQKLPLEREMLAGGLAGACQIIVTTPMELLKIQMQDAGRVAAAAKEAGKVVPKVSALSLTKDLLRKRGILGLYQGTGATALRDVTFSIIYFPLFARLNDIGPKREDGSSVFWCSFLSGCTAGSIAALSVNPFDVVKTRLQVIKKAPGEPTYDGVLDCITKTLKNEGPTAFFKGGACRMIVIAPLFGIAQTIYYLGVAEWLLGLK; the protein is encoded by the exons ATGGAAAAGGACAGCGTGAAGAAAGTTCCAGATCAATTTAA acttcttccaaaaattataaatggcGGGATCGCAGGTATCATCGGTGTCTCTGTGGTATTCCCACTGGACTTGGTTAAAACACGATTACAGAATCAAGTTATTGGACCTAGTGGCGAACGAATGTACAAATCAAT GTTTGACTGCTTTAAGAAGACATACAATGCCGAAGGCTACTTTGGCATGTACAAAGGATCTGGCGTGAACATTCTTTTAATCACACCGGAAAAGGCAATCAAACTCACTGCCAACGATACGTTTCGTTATTACTTGTCTACAGGGCCTGG ACAGAAACTGCCGCTAGAACGTGAAATGCTTGCCGGTGGATTAGCTGGAGCATGTCAAATTATCGTCACAACACCGATGGAACTGCTGAAAATCCAAATGCAAGATGCTGGACGAGTAGCGGCAGCAGCAAAGGAag CTGGGAAAGTTGTACCAAAGGTGTCGGCCTTGTCATTAACGAAAGATTTATTGCGAAAAAGAGGCATTTTGGGACTTTATCAAGGTACTGGTGCAACAGCTCTTAGAGATGTcacattttctattatttacttCCCACTATTCGCTAGACTGAACGATATCGGGCCAAAGAGAGAGGATGGTTCCT CCGTATTTTGGTGTTCGTTTTTGTCTGGTTGTACCGCCGGTTCTATAGCTGCATTATCAGTGAATCCGTTTGACGTAGTCAAAACAAGATTGCAAGTAATCAAAAAGGCACCCGGTGAACCAACATACGATGGTGTACTGGACTGCATAAC TAAAACATTGAAGAACGAAGGTCCAACTGCATTCTTCAAAGGTGGAGCGTGCAGAATGATCGTGATAGCACCCCTTTTCGGGATTGCACAAACCATTTACTACCTCGGCGTCGCAGAATGGCTATTGGGTCTTAAGTGA
- the LOC132912434 gene encoding mitochondrial glutamate carrier 1-like isoform X2, translating to MYKSMFDCFKKTYNAEGYFGMYKGSGVNILLITPEKAIKLTANDTFRYYLSTGPGQKLPLEREMLAGGLAGACQIIVTTPMELLKIQMQDAGRVAAAAKEAGKVVPKVSALSLTKDLLRKRGILGLYQGTGATALRDVTFSIIYFPLFARLNDIGPKREDGSSVFWCSFLSGCTAGSIAALSVNPFDVVKTRLQVIKKAPGEPTYDGVLDCITKTLKNEGPTAFFKGGACRMIVIAPLFGIAQTIYYLGVAEWLLGLK from the exons ATGTACAAATCAAT GTTTGACTGCTTTAAGAAGACATACAATGCCGAAGGCTACTTTGGCATGTACAAAGGATCTGGCGTGAACATTCTTTTAATCACACCGGAAAAGGCAATCAAACTCACTGCCAACGATACGTTTCGTTATTACTTGTCTACAGGGCCTGG ACAGAAACTGCCGCTAGAACGTGAAATGCTTGCCGGTGGATTAGCTGGAGCATGTCAAATTATCGTCACAACACCGATGGAACTGCTGAAAATCCAAATGCAAGATGCTGGACGAGTAGCGGCAGCAGCAAAGGAag CTGGGAAAGTTGTACCAAAGGTGTCGGCCTTGTCATTAACGAAAGATTTATTGCGAAAAAGAGGCATTTTGGGACTTTATCAAGGTACTGGTGCAACAGCTCTTAGAGATGTcacattttctattatttacttCCCACTATTCGCTAGACTGAACGATATCGGGCCAAAGAGAGAGGATGGTTCCT CCGTATTTTGGTGTTCGTTTTTGTCTGGTTGTACCGCCGGTTCTATAGCTGCATTATCAGTGAATCCGTTTGACGTAGTCAAAACAAGATTGCAAGTAATCAAAAAGGCACCCGGTGAACCAACATACGATGGTGTACTGGACTGCATAAC TAAAACATTGAAGAACGAAGGTCCAACTGCATTCTTCAAAGGTGGAGCGTGCAGAATGATCGTGATAGCACCCCTTTTCGGGATTGCACAAACCATTTACTACCTCGGCGTCGCAGAATGGCTATTGGGTCTTAAGTGA